A stretch of the Kazachstania africana CBS 2517 chromosome 12, complete genome genome encodes the following:
- the YND1 gene encoding apyrase (similar to Saccharomyces cerevisiae YND1 (YER005W); ancestral locus Anc_7.149): MFVDSLTKDFYGVVIDAGSSGSRIHIFKWQNPNYPDDESTIPNMLHSVPQIYQSPEWTHKITPGLSSYEHKADKAFSDHVKPLLEFAEEIIPKEKLRDTPVFIQATAGMRLLPDKKREKILKNLCTGINKYNKFLLQDCNSQIEVIDGEMEGIYGWLGLNYLSGHFNNYELTEANHFSFGFMDMGGASAQIAFVPSDPAEIKKHRDDIATVYLKSINGDVQAWNVFVSTWLGFGANQARKRYLAQLINALPENTNDYDDDDLTTRKITDPCMPSGCERKFEFKGKKFSAIGSGNFEQCSKSIYPLLLKNLPCEDEPCLFNGVHTPKIDFEKDRFVGISEYWYTPNDVFKLGGPYDYKKFSKSVEEFCNTDWQTIKKNSDSGEYNSTPVEFLADTCFKSNWILNILHEGFNMPYERTNNLSLEDNTPDHPTFQSLGSLQDIELSWTLGKILLYASGGVTAGSRSVHVGVEPSEIQAKISGKSFILGSLPLSTSSNLFKSENLWSFFTIMILIVFLLYFSFWKRTLLRHFQLHKLNHLINLIKMKVAKFRNSHAMFEPLSQLEEGMFPPDDGNRDNLNNFKMGSKSMSNLRRDISRQEIGRPMSSTSSTANSPVVSPLSQRNSSSQSSKKLKTAFSLADFSKFDH; this comes from the coding sequence ATGTTTGTAGATTCTCTAACAAAAGATTTTTATGGGGTTGTGATCGATGCTGGGTCCTCAGGATCACGtattcatattttcaaatggcAGAATCCCAATTATCCAGATGATGAAAGTACAATACCAAATATGTTACATTCAGTTCCccaaatatatcaatcACCTGAATGGACTCATAAGATAACACCAGGCCTTTCCTCGTATGAGCACAAGGCTGATAAGGCTTTTTCTGACCACGTCAAACCGCTACTTGAATTTGCTGAGGAGATCATTCCGAAAGAGAAGCTTCGTGACACACCAGTTTTCATTCAGGCTACTGCAGGTATGAGATTGCTACCAGATAAGAAAAGGgaaaaaattctaaaaaaCCTTTGCACTGGTATTAAcaaatacaataaatttttattgCAGGATTGTAATTCTCAGATAGAAGTTATTGACGGCGAAATGGAAGGTATATATGGATGGCTAGGGTTAAATTATTTATCTGGACACTTCAACAATTACGAACTAACAGAAGCGAATCATTTCAGTTTTGGCTTTATGGATATGGGTGGTGCATCTGCTCAAATTGCCTTTGTTCCAAGTGATCCTgcagaaatcaaaaaacaTAGAGACGATATTGCAACGGtttatttgaaaagcaTTAATGGTGATGTCCAAGCATGGAATGTTTTTGTTAGCACTTGGCTTGGCTTTGGTGCAAACCAGGCAAGAAAGAGATATCTTGCTCAGTTAATAAATGCTCTTCCAGAAAATACTAATgattatgatgatgacgatcTAAccacaagaaaaataacaGACCCTTGTATGCCAAGCGGTTGTGAAaggaaatttgaatttaaaggCAAGAAATTCAGCGCCATAGGCTCaggaaattttgaacaatgCTCAAAATCGATATACCCGCTTTTGTTAAAGAATTTACCTTGTGAAGATGAGCCTTGTTTATTCAATGGAGTGCACACgccaaaaattgatttcgAAAAAGATAGGTTTGTTGGTATATCAGAGTATTGGTATACACCTAATGATGTCTTTAAACTAGGAGGACCATACGACTATAAAAAATTCAGTAAAAGTGTAGAAGAATTTTGTAACACCGACTGGCaaacaattaaaaaaaatagtgaTAGTGGTGAGTACAATTCTACTCCCGTGGAATTCCTGGCGGACACATGCTTCAAGAGTAACTGGATTCTCAATATTCTGCATGAAGGTTTTAATATGCCATATGAAAGAACTAATAATCTATCCCTTGAGGATAACACGCCCGATCACCCGACATTTCAAAGTTTGGGCTCCTTGCAGGATATTGAATTGTCCTGGACGTTGGGTAAAATACTTTTATACGCATCGGGCGGCGTGACAGCTGGATCACGTTCAGTGCATGTGGGTGTAGAACCCAGTGAAATACAAGCCAAGATTTCTGGAAAAAGCTTTATTCTTGGGTCTTTACCACTGAGTACTTCATCAAATCTCTttaaaagtgaaaatttGTGGTCATTTTTCACTATCATGATTCTGATCGTATTTCTTCTATATTTTTCGTTTTGGAAAAGAACATTGTTAAGACACTTTCAACTACACaaattgaatcatttgATAAACTTAATCAAGATGAAAGTGGCAAAATTTAGAAACTCACACGCAATGTTCGAACCTTTATCGCAATTAGAAGAAGGAATGTTCCCACCTGATGATGGAAACAGAGATAAtcttaataattttaagaTGGGTAGCAAGAGTATGTCCAATCTTCGAAGGGATATTTCAAGACAGGAAATTGGACGACCAATGTCCTCTACATCGTCGACTGCTAATAGCCCAGTGGTATCACCTCTGTCTCAGAGGAATTCATCGAGTCAATCATCCAAGAAGCTGAAGACGGCCTTCTCGCTTgctgatttttcaaagtttgaTCACTAA